The following are from one region of the Mauremys reevesii isolate NIE-2019 linkage group 2, ASM1616193v1, whole genome shotgun sequence genome:
- the GTPBP4 gene encoding nucleolar GTP-binding protein 1 isoform X3, translating to MRKVKYTQQNYHDRLTQILTDFPKLDDIHPFYADLMNVLYDKDHYKLALGQINIAKNLIDNVSKDYVRLMKYGDSLYRCKQLKRAALGRMCTIIKRQKQSLEYLEQVRQHLSRLPTIDPNTRTLLLCGYPNVGKSSFINKVTRADVEVQPYAFTTKSLFVGHMDYRYLRWQVVDTPGILDHPLEERNTIEMQAITALAHLRAAVLFVMDVSEQCGHSLEEQLELFRNIKPLFANKPLIIVANKCDVKRISELPEENQKMFENLEAEGFPVIETSTLTEEGVIKVKTEACDRLLSHRVDTKMKGNKVNEVLNRLHLAVPSKRDNKERPPFIPEGAITRKKRMEVDVPKKKRERDLEVEMGDDYVLDLQKYWDLMSSSEKYDKIPEIWEGHNIADYIDPDIMRKLEELEKEEELRQAAGEYDSEPESEDEEMMEIRQLAQQIREKKKLKILESKEKDTQGPKMPRTARRVQRKILEKEMSSLGLDMAGKDEAHYVVQARRSRSVTRKRKREESEPPKSAARSRSSSRTPRDTSGLRDAKMVKKVKTIMKNSQKKMNRLGKKGEADRHVFDLKPKHLLSGKRKSGTTQRR from the exons ATGAGAAAAGTTAaatacacccagcaaaattaccATGACAGACTCACCCAGATTTTAACAGATTTCCCAAAATTAGAT GATATCCATCCTTTTTATGCAGATTTGATGAATGTTCTCTATGACAAAGATCATTACAAGTTGGCCTTAGGACAGATTAATATTGCCAAGAATCTGATTGACAA TGTTTCTAAAGATTATGTGCGCCTGATGAAATACGGTGATTCCCTTTATCGATGCAAACAGTTGAAACGGGCAGCTCTTGGACGTATGTGCACAATTATcaaaaggcagaagcaaagtTTAGAATATTTGGAACAAG TGCGACAACATTTGTCCCGTTTGCCAACTATTGATCCCAATACACGAACTCTTCTGTTGTGTGGCTACCCAAATGTTGGAAAATCGAGCTTTATAAACAAG GTGACAAGAGCAGATGTGGAAGTGCAGCCTTATGCCTTTACCACAAAATCCCTCTTTGTGGGACACATGGATTATAGGTATCTGCGTTGGCAG GTGGTAGATACCCCTGGTATTTTGGATCATCCTTTGGAAGAGAGGAATACCATTGAGATGCAGGCTATAACAGCGCTTGCACATCTTCGTGCTGCTGTGCTTTTTGTAATGGATGTGTCTGAGCAGTGCGGGCATAGCTTGGAGGAGCAGCTAGAACTCTTCAGAAATATTAAACCACTATTTGCTAATAAG CCTCTTATAATCGTAGCGAACAAGTGTGATGTGAAGAGGATTTCTGAACTTCCTGAAGAAAATCAG aaaatgtttgaaaatttagAAGCAGAAGGATTTCCTGTCATAGAGACAAGTACTCTAACAGAAGAAGGTGTGATTAAAGTTAAAACAGAG GCCTGTGACAGACTGTTGTCCCATCGTGTTGATACCAAAATGAAAGGAAATAAGGTGAATGAAGTGCTGAACCGACTACATTTAGCTGTACCAAGCAAAAGAGATAATAAG GAAAGGCCACCTTTCATTCCTGAGGGAGCAATAACACGTAAGAAACGCATGGAAGTAGATGTACCTAAAAAGAAGAGG GAGAGAGATCTTGAAGTGGAAATGGGAGATGATTATGTTTTGGATCTTCAGA AATACTGGGATCTAATGAGTTCATCTGAAAAATATGATAAGATACCTGAGATCTGGGAAGGACATAATATAGCTGATTATATTGATCCAGATATCATGAGG AAACTGGAAGAGTTAGAGAAAGAGGAAGAGCTGAGGCAAGCTGCTGGGGAATATGACAGTGAACCAGAAAGTGAAGATGAGGAAATGATGGAAATCAGACAACTGGCACAACAGATTCGAGaaaaaaagaaactaaaaatTCTGGAATCCAAGGAAAAAGATACTCAAGGTCCAAAAATGCCTAGGACAGCTCGAAGG gtcCAACGGAAGATACTAGAGAAGGAGATGAGCAGTCTTGGTCTTGACATGGCTGGTAAAGATGAA GCACATTATGTGGTCCAAGCAAGAAGATCCAGGAGTGTAACTAGGAAACGTAAACGTGAAGAATCTGAACCCCCTAAGTCTGCAGCACGCAGTCGCAGTTCCTCTCGCACACCACGTGACACTTCCGGTCTGCGAGATGCAAAG ATGGTGAAGAAGGTTAAGACTATCATGAAGAATTCTCAAAAGAAAATGAATCGCTTGGGCAAGAAAGGAGAGGCAGATAGGCATGTGTTTGACCTTAAACCCAAACATTTACTGTCTGGCAAAAGGAAATCTGGTACAACACAGAGAAGATAA
- the IDI1 gene encoding isopentenyl-diphosphate Delta-isomerase 1 isoform X1 codes for MWRSLCAGCGAALGRLGLRAPSPLLSASGKRSTTAMPEVNTDNLDEQQVQLLAEMCILIDENDKKIGADTKKNCHLNENIDKGLLHRAFSVFLFNTEDKLLLQQRSDAKITFPDCFTNTCCSHPLSTPLELEENNAQGVRRAAQRRLRAELGIPLEQVTPEEICYLTRIHYKARSDGIWGEHEIDYILFVQKNVTLNPDTNEIKSYCYVTQEELKQLLEKASKNEIKITPWFKLIAETFLFKWWDNLHNLNRFVDHEKIHRM; via the exons ATGTGGCGTTCGCTGTGCGCGGGTTGCGGGGCCGCACTTGGCAGGTTGGGCCTGCGCGCTCCCAGCCCGCTACTGTCCGCCAG TGGGAAGAGAAGTACCACAGCTATGCCTGAAGTAAACACAGATAATCTTGATGAGCAGCAGGTGCAGCTTTTGGCAGAGATGTGTATCCTTATTGATGAAAATGACAAGAAGATTGGTGCAGATACCAAGAAAAACTGTCATCTGAATGAAAATATTGATAAAG GATTATTGCACCGAGCTTTCAGTGTTTTTTTATTCAATACAGAAGATAAGTTGCTATTGCAGCAGAGATCAGATGCTAAAATTACTTTTCCAG ATTGTTTTACCAACACTTGTTGCAGCCATCCACTGAGCACCCCACTAGAACTGGAAGAAAATAATGCCCAGGGTGTTCGGCGAGCAGCACAGAGGCGATTAAGAGCAGAGTTAGGCATTCCCCTGGAACAG GTAACTCCAGAAGAAATCTGCTATCTAACGCGAATTCACTACAAGGCCCGCTCTGATGGGATCTGGGGAGAACATGAAATTGATTACATCTTGTTTGTGCAGAAGAATGTAACACTGAATCCTGATACAAATGAGATCAAAAGTTACTGTTACGTGACACAGGAAGAACTAAAACAACTCTTGGAAAAAGCATCAAAAAATGAAATCAAGATTACTCCATGGTTCAAATTAATTGCAgagacttttctttttaaatggtgGGATAACCTGCATAATTTAAATAGATTTGTGGATCATGAAAAAATACACAGAATGTAA
- the GTPBP4 gene encoding nucleolar GTP-binding protein 1 isoform X1, with the protein MSQCHSLKFGQTAPPSWRGSWDKPEWCCDLKSQVTLPGVDFIDLTLSKTQRKTPTVIHKHYQIHRIRQFYMRKVKYTQQNYHDRLTQILTDFPKLDDIHPFYADLMNVLYDKDHYKLALGQINIAKNLIDNVSKDYVRLMKYGDSLYRCKQLKRAALGRMCTIIKRQKQSLEYLEQVRQHLSRLPTIDPNTRTLLLCGYPNVGKSSFINKVTRADVEVQPYAFTTKSLFVGHMDYRYLRWQVVDTPGILDHPLEERNTIEMQAITALAHLRAAVLFVMDVSEQCGHSLEEQLELFRNIKPLFANKPLIIVANKCDVKRISELPEENQKMFENLEAEGFPVIETSTLTEEGVIKVKTEACDRLLSHRVDTKMKGNKVNEVLNRLHLAVPSKRDNKERPPFIPEGAITRKKRMEVDVPKKKRERDLEVEMGDDYVLDLQKYWDLMSSSEKYDKIPEIWEGHNIADYIDPDIMRKLEELEKEEELRQAAGEYDSEPESEDEEMMEIRQLAQQIREKKKLKILESKEKDTQGPKMPRTARRVQRKILEKEMSSLGLDMAGKDEAHYVVQARRSRSVTRKRKREESEPPKSAARSRSSSRTPRDTSGLRDAKMVKKVKTIMKNSQKKMNRLGKKGEADRHVFDLKPKHLLSGKRKSGTTQRR; encoded by the exons GACTTCATAGATCTGACATTGTCGAAGACTCAGCGAAAGACTCCGACAGTCATTCATAAGCATTATCAAATCCACCGCATTCGACAGTTTTACATGAGAAAAGTTAaatacacccagcaaaattaccATGACAGACTCACCCAGATTTTAACAGATTTCCCAAAATTAGAT GATATCCATCCTTTTTATGCAGATTTGATGAATGTTCTCTATGACAAAGATCATTACAAGTTGGCCTTAGGACAGATTAATATTGCCAAGAATCTGATTGACAA TGTTTCTAAAGATTATGTGCGCCTGATGAAATACGGTGATTCCCTTTATCGATGCAAACAGTTGAAACGGGCAGCTCTTGGACGTATGTGCACAATTATcaaaaggcagaagcaaagtTTAGAATATTTGGAACAAG TGCGACAACATTTGTCCCGTTTGCCAACTATTGATCCCAATACACGAACTCTTCTGTTGTGTGGCTACCCAAATGTTGGAAAATCGAGCTTTATAAACAAG GTGACAAGAGCAGATGTGGAAGTGCAGCCTTATGCCTTTACCACAAAATCCCTCTTTGTGGGACACATGGATTATAGGTATCTGCGTTGGCAG GTGGTAGATACCCCTGGTATTTTGGATCATCCTTTGGAAGAGAGGAATACCATTGAGATGCAGGCTATAACAGCGCTTGCACATCTTCGTGCTGCTGTGCTTTTTGTAATGGATGTGTCTGAGCAGTGCGGGCATAGCTTGGAGGAGCAGCTAGAACTCTTCAGAAATATTAAACCACTATTTGCTAATAAG CCTCTTATAATCGTAGCGAACAAGTGTGATGTGAAGAGGATTTCTGAACTTCCTGAAGAAAATCAG aaaatgtttgaaaatttagAAGCAGAAGGATTTCCTGTCATAGAGACAAGTACTCTAACAGAAGAAGGTGTGATTAAAGTTAAAACAGAG GCCTGTGACAGACTGTTGTCCCATCGTGTTGATACCAAAATGAAAGGAAATAAGGTGAATGAAGTGCTGAACCGACTACATTTAGCTGTACCAAGCAAAAGAGATAATAAG GAAAGGCCACCTTTCATTCCTGAGGGAGCAATAACACGTAAGAAACGCATGGAAGTAGATGTACCTAAAAAGAAGAGG GAGAGAGATCTTGAAGTGGAAATGGGAGATGATTATGTTTTGGATCTTCAGA AATACTGGGATCTAATGAGTTCATCTGAAAAATATGATAAGATACCTGAGATCTGGGAAGGACATAATATAGCTGATTATATTGATCCAGATATCATGAGG AAACTGGAAGAGTTAGAGAAAGAGGAAGAGCTGAGGCAAGCTGCTGGGGAATATGACAGTGAACCAGAAAGTGAAGATGAGGAAATGATGGAAATCAGACAACTGGCACAACAGATTCGAGaaaaaaagaaactaaaaatTCTGGAATCCAAGGAAAAAGATACTCAAGGTCCAAAAATGCCTAGGACAGCTCGAAGG gtcCAACGGAAGATACTAGAGAAGGAGATGAGCAGTCTTGGTCTTGACATGGCTGGTAAAGATGAA GCACATTATGTGGTCCAAGCAAGAAGATCCAGGAGTGTAACTAGGAAACGTAAACGTGAAGAATCTGAACCCCCTAAGTCTGCAGCACGCAGTCGCAGTTCCTCTCGCACACCACGTGACACTTCCGGTCTGCGAGATGCAAAG ATGGTGAAGAAGGTTAAGACTATCATGAAGAATTCTCAAAAGAAAATGAATCGCTTGGGCAAGAAAGGAGAGGCAGATAGGCATGTGTTTGACCTTAAACCCAAACATTTACTGTCTGGCAAAAGGAAATCTGGTACAACACAGAGAAGATAA
- the GTPBP4 gene encoding nucleolar GTP-binding protein 1 isoform X2 produces MALYNFKKIMVVPSAKDFIDLTLSKTQRKTPTVIHKHYQIHRIRQFYMRKVKYTQQNYHDRLTQILTDFPKLDDIHPFYADLMNVLYDKDHYKLALGQINIAKNLIDNVSKDYVRLMKYGDSLYRCKQLKRAALGRMCTIIKRQKQSLEYLEQVRQHLSRLPTIDPNTRTLLLCGYPNVGKSSFINKVTRADVEVQPYAFTTKSLFVGHMDYRYLRWQVVDTPGILDHPLEERNTIEMQAITALAHLRAAVLFVMDVSEQCGHSLEEQLELFRNIKPLFANKPLIIVANKCDVKRISELPEENQKMFENLEAEGFPVIETSTLTEEGVIKVKTEACDRLLSHRVDTKMKGNKVNEVLNRLHLAVPSKRDNKERPPFIPEGAITRKKRMEVDVPKKKRERDLEVEMGDDYVLDLQKYWDLMSSSEKYDKIPEIWEGHNIADYIDPDIMRKLEELEKEEELRQAAGEYDSEPESEDEEMMEIRQLAQQIREKKKLKILESKEKDTQGPKMPRTARRVQRKILEKEMSSLGLDMAGKDEAHYVVQARRSRSVTRKRKREESEPPKSAARSRSSSRTPRDTSGLRDAKMVKKVKTIMKNSQKKMNRLGKKGEADRHVFDLKPKHLLSGKRKSGTTQRR; encoded by the exons GACTTCATAGATCTGACATTGTCGAAGACTCAGCGAAAGACTCCGACAGTCATTCATAAGCATTATCAAATCCACCGCATTCGACAGTTTTACATGAGAAAAGTTAaatacacccagcaaaattaccATGACAGACTCACCCAGATTTTAACAGATTTCCCAAAATTAGAT GATATCCATCCTTTTTATGCAGATTTGATGAATGTTCTCTATGACAAAGATCATTACAAGTTGGCCTTAGGACAGATTAATATTGCCAAGAATCTGATTGACAA TGTTTCTAAAGATTATGTGCGCCTGATGAAATACGGTGATTCCCTTTATCGATGCAAACAGTTGAAACGGGCAGCTCTTGGACGTATGTGCACAATTATcaaaaggcagaagcaaagtTTAGAATATTTGGAACAAG TGCGACAACATTTGTCCCGTTTGCCAACTATTGATCCCAATACACGAACTCTTCTGTTGTGTGGCTACCCAAATGTTGGAAAATCGAGCTTTATAAACAAG GTGACAAGAGCAGATGTGGAAGTGCAGCCTTATGCCTTTACCACAAAATCCCTCTTTGTGGGACACATGGATTATAGGTATCTGCGTTGGCAG GTGGTAGATACCCCTGGTATTTTGGATCATCCTTTGGAAGAGAGGAATACCATTGAGATGCAGGCTATAACAGCGCTTGCACATCTTCGTGCTGCTGTGCTTTTTGTAATGGATGTGTCTGAGCAGTGCGGGCATAGCTTGGAGGAGCAGCTAGAACTCTTCAGAAATATTAAACCACTATTTGCTAATAAG CCTCTTATAATCGTAGCGAACAAGTGTGATGTGAAGAGGATTTCTGAACTTCCTGAAGAAAATCAG aaaatgtttgaaaatttagAAGCAGAAGGATTTCCTGTCATAGAGACAAGTACTCTAACAGAAGAAGGTGTGATTAAAGTTAAAACAGAG GCCTGTGACAGACTGTTGTCCCATCGTGTTGATACCAAAATGAAAGGAAATAAGGTGAATGAAGTGCTGAACCGACTACATTTAGCTGTACCAAGCAAAAGAGATAATAAG GAAAGGCCACCTTTCATTCCTGAGGGAGCAATAACACGTAAGAAACGCATGGAAGTAGATGTACCTAAAAAGAAGAGG GAGAGAGATCTTGAAGTGGAAATGGGAGATGATTATGTTTTGGATCTTCAGA AATACTGGGATCTAATGAGTTCATCTGAAAAATATGATAAGATACCTGAGATCTGGGAAGGACATAATATAGCTGATTATATTGATCCAGATATCATGAGG AAACTGGAAGAGTTAGAGAAAGAGGAAGAGCTGAGGCAAGCTGCTGGGGAATATGACAGTGAACCAGAAAGTGAAGATGAGGAAATGATGGAAATCAGACAACTGGCACAACAGATTCGAGaaaaaaagaaactaaaaatTCTGGAATCCAAGGAAAAAGATACTCAAGGTCCAAAAATGCCTAGGACAGCTCGAAGG gtcCAACGGAAGATACTAGAGAAGGAGATGAGCAGTCTTGGTCTTGACATGGCTGGTAAAGATGAA GCACATTATGTGGTCCAAGCAAGAAGATCCAGGAGTGTAACTAGGAAACGTAAACGTGAAGAATCTGAACCCCCTAAGTCTGCAGCACGCAGTCGCAGTTCCTCTCGCACACCACGTGACACTTCCGGTCTGCGAGATGCAAAG ATGGTGAAGAAGGTTAAGACTATCATGAAGAATTCTCAAAAGAAAATGAATCGCTTGGGCAAGAAAGGAGAGGCAGATAGGCATGTGTTTGACCTTAAACCCAAACATTTACTGTCTGGCAAAAGGAAATCTGGTACAACACAGAGAAGATAA
- the IDI1 gene encoding isopentenyl-diphosphate Delta-isomerase 1 isoform X2 yields MVSGLSGKRSTTAMPEVNTDNLDEQQVQLLAEMCILIDENDKKIGADTKKNCHLNENIDKGLLHRAFSVFLFNTEDKLLLQQRSDAKITFPDCFTNTCCSHPLSTPLELEENNAQGVRRAAQRRLRAELGIPLEQVTPEEICYLTRIHYKARSDGIWGEHEIDYILFVQKNVTLNPDTNEIKSYCYVTQEELKQLLEKASKNEIKITPWFKLIAETFLFKWWDNLHNLNRFVDHEKIHRM; encoded by the exons ATGGTTTCGGGGCTCAG TGGGAAGAGAAGTACCACAGCTATGCCTGAAGTAAACACAGATAATCTTGATGAGCAGCAGGTGCAGCTTTTGGCAGAGATGTGTATCCTTATTGATGAAAATGACAAGAAGATTGGTGCAGATACCAAGAAAAACTGTCATCTGAATGAAAATATTGATAAAG GATTATTGCACCGAGCTTTCAGTGTTTTTTTATTCAATACAGAAGATAAGTTGCTATTGCAGCAGAGATCAGATGCTAAAATTACTTTTCCAG ATTGTTTTACCAACACTTGTTGCAGCCATCCACTGAGCACCCCACTAGAACTGGAAGAAAATAATGCCCAGGGTGTTCGGCGAGCAGCACAGAGGCGATTAAGAGCAGAGTTAGGCATTCCCCTGGAACAG GTAACTCCAGAAGAAATCTGCTATCTAACGCGAATTCACTACAAGGCCCGCTCTGATGGGATCTGGGGAGAACATGAAATTGATTACATCTTGTTTGTGCAGAAGAATGTAACACTGAATCCTGATACAAATGAGATCAAAAGTTACTGTTACGTGACACAGGAAGAACTAAAACAACTCTTGGAAAAAGCATCAAAAAATGAAATCAAGATTACTCCATGGTTCAAATTAATTGCAgagacttttctttttaaatggtgGGATAACCTGCATAATTTAAATAGATTTGTGGATCATGAAAAAATACACAGAATGTAA